Proteins encoded by one window of Campylobacter concisus:
- the recG gene encoding ATP-dependent DNA helicase RecG, whose product MKFEASDRAKLLKIGVLSLLDLALVLPKGFEDTTIAKSPREGQVCINVKITSLASRPGMLTALAFCEQWQSNVKIVIFNAKSWHYGAFKTGKEMAIYGLCSYAFGSWQIVNPKITTKTGQIVPKFKTELKDDEVKKLVLKYINLQNLLAEGLSEREAKFLANLQRLDEQSVQLLYHLKNDNDGVQILKFVEIFNYIKKLSAKKTYFKSPKIKLFDISSWLKGLPFTPTNDQINAINDIRDDLSAVQAKRRVIMGDVGSGKTLVILAAALSVYPQSAILMAPTSILSEQIYNEAKRLLPAFMNVMLVRSGEKKIDFSGVNLIVGTHALLFHELPNSPLVMVDEQHRFGSNQRKKIEELASNEDERANFVQFSATPIPRTLSLIQSEIVNFSFLKQMPFKKNITSQILGASEFGFLLTHIKKQLAGGFQVAIIYPLVESSESSNYQSLSEAQGFWLKNFKNVFVTHGKDKEKEEILRRFREEGEILLSTTVVEVGISLPRLNTIVIVGAERLGLATLHQLRGRVGRNGGDGYCFLFTKLKEAPARLKEFCATNDGFKVAELDLKNRQSGDILNGFFQHGATFNFYDYEDDITQAAKARVATLAKNNA is encoded by the coding sequence ATGAAATTTGAAGCAAGCGACAGAGCAAAACTTCTAAAAATAGGCGTGCTTAGCCTGCTTGACCTTGCTCTCGTGCTACCAAAGGGCTTTGAGGATACGACGATCGCTAAGAGCCCAAGAGAGGGGCAGGTCTGCATAAATGTAAAGATCACCTCGCTCGCCTCGCGCCCTGGCATGCTAACAGCGCTTGCCTTTTGCGAGCAGTGGCAAAGTAATGTAAAGATCGTCATTTTTAACGCAAAGTCTTGGCACTACGGCGCTTTTAAGACTGGCAAAGAGATGGCGATATATGGGCTTTGCTCCTATGCCTTTGGCTCGTGGCAGATCGTAAATCCAAAAATCACCACAAAAACAGGTCAGATAGTTCCTAAATTTAAGACCGAGCTAAAAGATGATGAAGTCAAAAAACTTGTTTTAAAATATATAAATTTACAAAATTTATTAGCCGAGGGCTTAAGTGAGCGAGAGGCTAAATTTCTAGCTAACCTTCAAAGACTAGACGAGCAAAGCGTACAACTTTTATATCACCTAAAAAACGACAATGATGGCGTGCAAATATTAAAATTTGTAGAAATTTTTAACTACATAAAAAAGCTAAGTGCCAAAAAAACCTACTTTAAAAGCCCAAAAATCAAGCTTTTTGATATAAGCTCTTGGCTTAAGGGCTTGCCATTTACGCCGACAAATGATCAGATAAACGCCATAAATGACATCAGAGACGACCTTAGCGCCGTGCAGGCAAAAAGGCGCGTCATAATGGGCGATGTAGGAAGTGGCAAGACGCTAGTGATCCTAGCAGCTGCTCTTAGCGTCTATCCGCAAAGTGCCATTTTGATGGCGCCAACAAGCATCTTAAGCGAGCAAATTTATAATGAAGCAAAGAGGCTGCTGCCCGCTTTTATGAACGTGATGCTGGTGCGAAGCGGGGAGAAAAAGATAGACTTTAGCGGGGTAAATTTGATCGTTGGCACGCATGCGCTGCTCTTTCACGAGCTGCCAAACTCGCCACTTGTCATGGTTGATGAGCAGCACCGCTTTGGCTCAAATCAGCGCAAAAAGATAGAGGAGCTTGCCTCAAACGAGGATGAGCGAGCAAATTTCGTGCAGTTTTCAGCTACACCTATACCTAGGACGCTAAGTTTAATCCAGTCTGAGATCGTAAATTTTAGCTTTTTAAAGCAGATGCCGTTTAAGAAAAATATAACGAGCCAAATTTTAGGCGCTAGCGAGTTTGGCTTTTTACTAACTCACATCAAAAAGCAGCTTGCGGGTGGCTTTCAAGTAGCCATCATCTATCCGCTAGTTGAGAGCAGCGAGAGCTCAAACTACCAAAGTTTAAGCGAGGCACAGGGCTTTTGGCTAAAGAATTTCAAAAATGTCTTCGTCACGCACGGCAAGGACAAAGAGAAAGAGGAAATTTTAAGACGATTTAGAGAAGAGGGCGAAATTTTGCTCTCAACCACCGTTGTTGAGGTTGGGATCTCGCTACCAAGGCTAAATACTATCGTGATCGTGGGCGCTGAGCGGCTAGGACTTGCCACGCTTCATCAGCTGCGAGGCAGAGTGGGGCGAAACGGCGGCGATGGATACTGCTTTTTATTTACCAAGCTAAAAGAGGCACCAGCAAGGCTAAAAGAATTTTGCGCGACAAATGACGGCTTTAAGGTGGCGGAGCTTGATCTAAAAAACCGCCAAAGCGGCGATATACTAAATGGCTTTTTTCAGCACGGAGCGACCTTTAACTTCTATGACTACGAGGATGATATCACGCAGGCCGCAAAGGCTAGAGTGGCGACACTTGCTAAAAATAATGCCTAG
- a CDS encoding excalibur calcium-binding domain-containing protein: MKKVVLILFFALMANAADKFDCSKRYCKEMKSCEEAYHYLRKCGRSGFDRDRDGIPCENVCKERRVEK; encoded by the coding sequence ATGAAAAAAGTAGTTTTGATTTTATTTTTTGCATTGATGGCAAACGCGGCGGATAAATTTGATTGTTCTAAACGCTACTGCAAAGAGATGAAAAGTTGCGAAGAAGCATATCACTATCTAAGAAAATGCGGACGCAGTGGGTTTGACCGTGATCGTGACGGTATACCATGCGAGAATGTATGCAAAGAGCGAAGAGTAGAAAAATAA
- a CDS encoding ABC transporter ATP-binding protein gives MLEVKNLNFSYPNGAGKLENVNLKIGAGEILTILGRNGAGKSTTLGLISGSLKPVSGEIFLDGKNVDSLSNKERAKIMAYVAQSEVTEYEYTGLEFITMGRAAHLGIFARPSKEDEQIAKIYTKKLEIEHLEEKFITQMSGGQKQMCMIARAMAAQPKMIIFDEPTSALDFGNQYKFLRTVKWLKELGYSVVLTTHNPDFAVLLGGYVALVKGDGEVGFGTVDEIIRSENLSKLYGLNLNVSYIDEVKRECCLTYPL, from the coding sequence ATGCTTGAAGTTAAAAATTTAAACTTTAGCTACCCAAATGGGGCTGGCAAACTAGAAAATGTAAATTTAAAGATAGGCGCAGGTGAGATTTTAACCATACTTGGTCGAAATGGAGCTGGCAAATCAACTACTCTTGGGCTAATAAGTGGCTCACTAAAGCCAGTTTCGGGAGAAATTTTTCTTGATGGCAAAAACGTAGATAGCCTAAGTAACAAAGAGCGCGCTAAGATCATGGCGTATGTGGCTCAAAGCGAGGTTACCGAGTATGAATACACTGGACTTGAGTTCATCACGATGGGACGCGCGGCGCACCTTGGTATCTTTGCAAGGCCTAGCAAAGAGGACGAGCAGATCGCTAAAATTTACACCAAAAAGCTTGAGATCGAACACCTTGAAGAGAAATTTATCACTCAAATGAGTGGCGGTCAAAAGCAGATGTGCATGATCGCGCGCGCGATGGCTGCACAGCCAAAGATGATCATATTTGACGAGCCAACGAGCGCGCTTGATTTTGGCAACCAGTATAAATTCCTACGCACCGTCAAATGGCTAAAAGAGCTTGGCTACTCGGTCGTGCTAACCACTCACAACCCTGACTTTGCCGTGCTTCTTGGTGGATATGTGGCACTTGTAAAGGGTGATGGCGAGGTTGGATTTGGCACGGTTGATGAGATCATTAGAAGCGAAAATTTAAGCAAGCTTTACGGACTAAATTTAAACGTGAGCTACATCGACGAAGTAAAAAGAGAGTGCTGTTTAACATATCCTCTTTAA
- a CDS encoding FecCD family ABC transporter permease: MKNANFSLVTIFLALLTLLCAFVALCVGRFYISFGDVFSVLAHSIGLGDGAASNITNVIENLRIPRIIAAILVGAALSVSGAAYQGVFKNQLVSPDLLGVSAGACVGAATAIIFDLSLFWIQIFAFGFGLAAVAITLAIPKMMGRSSTLMLVLSGIIVSGLMGSVIGFLKYVADPETKLPDIVYWQLGSLAKLDSENLKYIAPVMIICAILLIAMSWRINLLSLGDESAARLGVNVSFERSIIIICATLLTACSVCISGIVAWVGLLMPHLARMLVGANNIRSMPASIFMGAMFLLFVDTLARSISVSEVPLGVLTGFIGTVFFVWVLWRNKKVA, translated from the coding sequence ATGAAAAACGCAAATTTTTCATTAGTTACCATTTTTTTAGCTCTGCTAACGCTTCTTTGCGCCTTTGTCGCACTTTGCGTTGGTAGATTTTACATTTCATTTGGCGATGTATTTAGCGTGCTAGCTCATAGCATTGGTCTGGGAGATGGCGCAGCTAGCAACATCACAAACGTGATAGAAAATTTACGCATCCCTCGCATCATCGCAGCTATCCTTGTCGGAGCCGCTCTTAGCGTGAGTGGTGCGGCCTATCAAGGCGTCTTTAAAAACCAGCTAGTAAGCCCTGATCTGCTTGGCGTCTCAGCTGGTGCTTGCGTGGGAGCAGCAACTGCTATCATCTTTGATCTATCGCTATTTTGGATACAAATTTTTGCATTTGGCTTTGGTTTAGCAGCCGTTGCTATCACGCTAGCCATACCTAAGATGATGGGCCGCTCAAGCACGCTTATGCTAGTTCTTTCTGGTATCATCGTAAGCGGCCTTATGGGCTCAGTGATCGGCTTTTTAAAGTATGTCGCTGATCCTGAGACGAAGCTGCCCGATATCGTCTATTGGCAGCTTGGTAGCCTTGCAAAGCTTGATAGTGAGAATTTAAAATATATAGCACCTGTGATGATCATCTGCGCCATTTTGCTAATCGCAATGAGCTGGCGTATAAATTTGCTCTCTCTTGGCGATGAGAGTGCGGCTAGACTTGGCGTAAATGTCTCATTCGAGCGCTCTATCATCATCATCTGTGCCACACTTCTTACAGCTTGTAGCGTCTGCATAAGCGGTATAGTGGCCTGGGTGGGACTTCTCATGCCTCACTTAGCGCGCATGCTAGTTGGCGCAAACAACATAAGAAGCATGCCTGCAAGCATATTTATGGGTGCGATGTTTTTGCTATTTGTCGATACTTTGGCGCGCAGCATAAGTGTGAGCGAAGTGCCTCTTGGCGTGCTTACTGGCTTTATCGGTACGGTATTTTTCGTCTGGGTATTATGGCGAAATAAAAAGGTTGCGTGA
- a CDS encoding ABC transporter substrate-binding protein — translation MQRNFLQKMAKFSLVISLFMALSLNAAESARSITDMQGVKVGVPEKVEKIAALWHANNEIILALGGMDKVVATTDQIKKNKWFALVYPRLKNLPAALDGKDLQIEELVKLAPDVVVVSSKNYQDELSKNGFSAVNLIFRDYPDMEKSIYATAEVIGTDNARAMADKLTKNIQDNTKFVTDRTKNIPDAKRPKVLHLLGGANLLKVDGTKTIINTWINLAGGKNAVSKEGSMIELTAEELINANPDIIIVGGADTDEQIKAIKENPAYSGSNAVKNGKVYGNPKGVFGWDRYGAESALQILWAAKTIQPDLFKDVDVKAKTKEFYKEFLNHDLSDTEYGYILKGLNPDGSKK, via the coding sequence TTTTTTGCAAAAAATGGCTAAATTTAGCCTTGTTATTTCACTTTTTATGGCTCTTAGCCTAAACGCAGCTGAGTCTGCTAGAAGCATAACTGACATGCAAGGCGTCAAAGTTGGCGTACCTGAAAAAGTTGAAAAGATCGCTGCTCTTTGGCACGCAAACAACGAGATCATCCTAGCGCTTGGCGGTATGGATAAAGTTGTAGCTACAACCGATCAGATCAAGAAAAACAAGTGGTTCGCCCTCGTCTATCCAAGGCTTAAAAATTTACCAGCCGCACTTGATGGCAAAGATCTTCAGATCGAAGAGCTTGTTAAGCTTGCCCCTGATGTTGTCGTAGTCTCAAGCAAAAACTATCAAGACGAGCTTAGCAAAAACGGCTTTAGCGCTGTAAATTTGATCTTTAGAGACTATCCAGATATGGAAAAAAGTATCTACGCAACAGCTGAAGTGATCGGCACTGACAACGCTAGAGCTATGGCTGATAAACTTACAAAAAATATCCAAGATAACACTAAATTTGTGACCGATAGAACAAAAAACATCCCTGATGCTAAACGTCCAAAAGTGCTTCACTTGCTTGGCGGAGCAAATTTATTAAAGGTTGATGGCACAAAAACTATCATAAATACTTGGATAAATTTAGCTGGCGGCAAAAACGCAGTCTCAAAAGAAGGCTCTATGATCGAGCTAACAGCTGAGGAGCTCATTAACGCAAACCCTGATATCATCATCGTTGGTGGCGCTGATACAGACGAGCAGATCAAAGCTATCAAAGAAAATCCTGCATATTCAGGCTCAAATGCTGTCAAAAATGGCAAAGTTTATGGCAACCCAAAAGGCGTTTTTGGCTGGGATAGATACGGTGCAGAGAGCGCTCTTCAAATTTTATGGGCTGCAAAGACTATCCAACCAGATCTATTTAAAGATGTAGATGTAAAAGCTAAGACAAAAGAGTTTTACAAAGAGTTCTTAAACCACGATCTTAGCGATACAGAGTATGGCTATATCCTAAAAGGTCTAAACCCAGACGGTAGCAAAAAATAA